Proteins from a single region of bacterium:
- the panB gene encoding 3-methyl-2-oxobutanoate hydroxymethyltransferase codes for MAKITIRTIKEKKQKGEKIVALTAYDYPTAKILDSHGVDIILVGDSVGNVVLGYESTLPVTMEEMLHHTRAVKRGVKNALLVGDMPFLSYQPSIEEGIRNAGLLIKAGAEAVKIEGGRQFVSLIERLTQSGIPVMGHIGLTPQWIHSFGGYRIQGRTAKDALALIEDAILLEKAGIFSLVLEGVPMQVAKLITENLTIPTIGIGAGPYCDGQILVFHDLFGLGDFIPKHAKVMVDLKEVISQGVKRYIEEVKGGVFPTEKNTVLMDEAEEETLRKEWSKRKS; via the coding sequence TTATCCCACCGCCAAGATACTTGACTCTCATGGCGTTGATATAATCTTAGTTGGAGATTCCGTGGGTAATGTTGTCCTTGGTTATGAGAGCACGTTGCCAGTGACTATGGAGGAGATGCTCCATCATACAAGGGCTGTTAAGAGGGGAGTGAAGAATGCTCTCTTAGTGGGCGATATGCCGTTCCTCTCCTACCAGCCGAGCATTGAGGAGGGGATAAGGAACGCGGGGTTGTTAATAAAGGCGGGAGCGGAGGCGGTGAAGATTGAGGGAGGCAGGCAGTTCGTTTCTCTCATAGAAAGGTTAACCCAATCGGGGATTCCCGTTATGGGGCATATCGGCTTAACTCCCCAATGGATTCATAGCTTTGGTGGATATAGGATACAGGGGAGAACAGCAAAGGATGCTTTAGCCCTTATTGAAGATGCCATCCTTTTGGAGAAGGCGGGAATCTTCTCTCTCGTTCTTGAGGGCGTGCCTATGCAAGTCGCCAAATTGATTACGGAAAATCTTACCATTCCCACGATCGGCATAGGAGCTGGTCCCTATTGCGATGGGCAAATCCTCGTCTTTCACGACCTCTTCGGGCTCGGGGATTTCATTCCAAAGCACGCGAAAGTTATGGTGGATTTGAAGGAAGTCATCTCTCAGGGAGTGAAGCGTTATATAGAAGAGGTAAAGGGAGGGGTTTTCCCCACCGAGAAGAACACAGTGCTTATGGATGAAGCGGAGGAAGAGACTCTGAGAAAGGAGTGGTCAAAACGAAAATCGTAA